In one window of Microplitis demolitor isolate Queensland-Clemson2020A chromosome 4, iyMicDemo2.1a, whole genome shotgun sequence DNA:
- the LOC103570244 gene encoding RILP-like protein homolog isoform X1 has protein sequence MPLHLRTRAIDMEEYSGSDISVVDVYDIASEIGKECEKLIDLFGAEAVTGLMPKVINALELLENLATKNEREITTVQELTSRISQLENDKIGKAEDRQRFEKEVEQTEEHWRQESRDLVGMVTRLQDENRRLAEALQESRNDSQDTGKQSYTASQEVDITVLQRLRSMIDKQRDQIRARDRELSQKNLEIENLTIQVEKLSAVGRELKRKQRQAQMQSRGLVEERADFLAQLQDQNRELINLRARLGLARKENEDLTKSHGCPDLTNKVIYDLDDPDRPRFTTAELKEILHERNELKARVSDLEDELDLYRPKPETPEDDKDAPVQGPLPHEPDDAPWKKTSESGIRKFFRKIFSETSGGFLGGSSPRRSLSSLSKMALSGNGANDTSI, from the exons ATGCCTCTTCATCTGAGAACGCGTGCCATCGATATGGAAGAATACTCAGGATCGGACATATCCGTAGTGGATGTCTACGACATCGCATCTGAAATAGGGAAAGAATGTGAAAAACTAATAGATTTATTTGGAGCTGAAGCTGTTACTGGTCTTATGCCGAAAGTTATCAATGCATTGGAGTTATTAGAAAATCTTGCAACTAAAAATGAACGAGAGATAACAACTGTACAAGAATTAACATCAAGAATTTCACAGTTAGAAAATGACAAAATTGGTAAAGCAGAAGATCGGCAGAGATTTGAAAAA gaaGTAGAGCAAACAGAAGAACACTGGAGACAGGAATCGCGAGATCTTGTTGGCATGGTCACCAGGCTACAAGATGAAAATCGTAGACTTGCTGAAGCTCTTCAAGAATCTCGTAATGACAGCCAGGACACCGGTAAACAAT CTTACACTGCTAGTCAAGAAGTCGATATTACTGTACTACAACGATTGAGAAGTATGATTGACAAACAAAGAGATCAGATCCGTGCACGAGATCGTGaattgtcacaaaaaaatttagaaattgaaaat TTAACAATTCAAGTGGAAAAATTGAGTGCAGTTGGTAGAGAACTGAAGCGCAAACAGCGTCAAGCCCAAATGCAATCTCGTGGACTTGTTGAGGAACGGGCTGATTTTCTCGCCCAGTTACAAGACCAAAACCgtgaactaattaatttaagagcACGGCTTGGTCTTGCGCGAAAAGAAAACGAGGACTTGACAAAATCACATGGATGCCCTGATCTTACAAATAAAGTTATCTATGACCTTGATGACCCTGACAGACCAAGATTTACAACTGcagaattaaaagaaattttacatgagcgaaatgaattaaaaGCTCGCGTTTCTGACTTAGAAGATGAACTGGATCTCTATCGCCCTAAACCGGAAAC ACCAGAAGATGATAAAGACGCTCCTGTACAAGGACCTTTGCCTCACGAACCGGATGATGCGCCCTGGAAAAAAACTTCCGAATCAGGGATCcgaaaatt CTTCCGGAAAATCTTTTCCGAAACCAGTGGCGGATTCTTAGGTGGAAGCAGTCCACGAAGAAGTCTATCAAGTCTTTCGAAAATGGCCCTCTCGGGCAACGGTGCCAATGATACAtcgatttaa
- the LOC103570244 gene encoding RILP-like protein homolog isoform X3 → MPLHLRTRAIDMEEYSGSDISVVDVYDIASEIGKECEKLIDLFGAEAVTGLMPKVINALELLENLATKNEREITTVQELTSRISQLENDKIGKAEDRQRFEKEVEQTEEHWRQESRDLVGMVTRLQDENRRLAEALQESRNDSQDTGKQSYTASQEVDITVLQRLRSMIDKQRDQIRARDRELSQKNLEIENLTIQVEKLSAVGRELKRKQRQAQMQSRGLVEERADFLAQLQDQNRELINLRARLGLARKENEDLTKSHGCPDLTNKVIYDLDDPDRPRFTTAELKEILHERNELKARVSDLEDELDLYRPKPETPEDDKDAPVQGPLPHEPDDAPWKKTSESGIRKFFDVTASGKSFPKPVADS, encoded by the exons ATGCCTCTTCATCTGAGAACGCGTGCCATCGATATGGAAGAATACTCAGGATCGGACATATCCGTAGTGGATGTCTACGACATCGCATCTGAAATAGGGAAAGAATGTGAAAAACTAATAGATTTATTTGGAGCTGAAGCTGTTACTGGTCTTATGCCGAAAGTTATCAATGCATTGGAGTTATTAGAAAATCTTGCAACTAAAAATGAACGAGAGATAACAACTGTACAAGAATTAACATCAAGAATTTCACAGTTAGAAAATGACAAAATTGGTAAAGCAGAAGATCGGCAGAGATTTGAAAAA gaaGTAGAGCAAACAGAAGAACACTGGAGACAGGAATCGCGAGATCTTGTTGGCATGGTCACCAGGCTACAAGATGAAAATCGTAGACTTGCTGAAGCTCTTCAAGAATCTCGTAATGACAGCCAGGACACCGGTAAACAAT CTTACACTGCTAGTCAAGAAGTCGATATTACTGTACTACAACGATTGAGAAGTATGATTGACAAACAAAGAGATCAGATCCGTGCACGAGATCGTGaattgtcacaaaaaaatttagaaattgaaaat TTAACAATTCAAGTGGAAAAATTGAGTGCAGTTGGTAGAGAACTGAAGCGCAAACAGCGTCAAGCCCAAATGCAATCTCGTGGACTTGTTGAGGAACGGGCTGATTTTCTCGCCCAGTTACAAGACCAAAACCgtgaactaattaatttaagagcACGGCTTGGTCTTGCGCGAAAAGAAAACGAGGACTTGACAAAATCACATGGATGCCCTGATCTTACAAATAAAGTTATCTATGACCTTGATGACCCTGACAGACCAAGATTTACAACTGcagaattaaaagaaattttacatgagcgaaatgaattaaaaGCTCGCGTTTCTGACTTAGAAGATGAACTGGATCTCTATCGCCCTAAACCGGAAAC ACCAGAAGATGATAAAGACGCTCCTGTACAAGGACCTTTGCCTCACGAACCGGATGATGCGCCCTGGAAAAAAACTTCCGAATCAGGGATCcgaaaatt TTTTGATGTTACAGCTTCCGGAAAATCTTTTCCGAAACCAGTGGCGGATTCTTAG
- the LOC103570244 gene encoding RILP-like protein homolog isoform X2 — MPLHLRTRAIDMEEYSGSDISVVDVYDIASEIGKECEKLIDLFGAEAVTGLMPKVINALELLENLATKNEREITTVQELTSRISQLENDKIGKAEDRQRFEKEVEQTEEHWRQESRDLVGMVTRLQDENRRLAEALQESRNDSQDTAYTASQEVDITVLQRLRSMIDKQRDQIRARDRELSQKNLEIENLTIQVEKLSAVGRELKRKQRQAQMQSRGLVEERADFLAQLQDQNRELINLRARLGLARKENEDLTKSHGCPDLTNKVIYDLDDPDRPRFTTAELKEILHERNELKARVSDLEDELDLYRPKPETPEDDKDAPVQGPLPHEPDDAPWKKTSESGIRKFFRKIFSETSGGFLGGSSPRRSLSSLSKMALSGNGANDTSI, encoded by the exons ATGCCTCTTCATCTGAGAACGCGTGCCATCGATATGGAAGAATACTCAGGATCGGACATATCCGTAGTGGATGTCTACGACATCGCATCTGAAATAGGGAAAGAATGTGAAAAACTAATAGATTTATTTGGAGCTGAAGCTGTTACTGGTCTTATGCCGAAAGTTATCAATGCATTGGAGTTATTAGAAAATCTTGCAACTAAAAATGAACGAGAGATAACAACTGTACAAGAATTAACATCAAGAATTTCACAGTTAGAAAATGACAAAATTGGTAAAGCAGAAGATCGGCAGAGATTTGAAAAA gaaGTAGAGCAAACAGAAGAACACTGGAGACAGGAATCGCGAGATCTTGTTGGCATGGTCACCAGGCTACAAGATGAAAATCGTAGACTTGCTGAAGCTCTTCAAGAATCTCGTAATGACAGCCAGGACACCG CTTACACTGCTAGTCAAGAAGTCGATATTACTGTACTACAACGATTGAGAAGTATGATTGACAAACAAAGAGATCAGATCCGTGCACGAGATCGTGaattgtcacaaaaaaatttagaaattgaaaat TTAACAATTCAAGTGGAAAAATTGAGTGCAGTTGGTAGAGAACTGAAGCGCAAACAGCGTCAAGCCCAAATGCAATCTCGTGGACTTGTTGAGGAACGGGCTGATTTTCTCGCCCAGTTACAAGACCAAAACCgtgaactaattaatttaagagcACGGCTTGGTCTTGCGCGAAAAGAAAACGAGGACTTGACAAAATCACATGGATGCCCTGATCTTACAAATAAAGTTATCTATGACCTTGATGACCCTGACAGACCAAGATTTACAACTGcagaattaaaagaaattttacatgagcgaaatgaattaaaaGCTCGCGTTTCTGACTTAGAAGATGAACTGGATCTCTATCGCCCTAAACCGGAAAC ACCAGAAGATGATAAAGACGCTCCTGTACAAGGACCTTTGCCTCACGAACCGGATGATGCGCCCTGGAAAAAAACTTCCGAATCAGGGATCcgaaaatt CTTCCGGAAAATCTTTTCCGAAACCAGTGGCGGATTCTTAGGTGGAAGCAGTCCACGAAGAAGTCTATCAAGTCTTTCGAAAATGGCCCTCTCGGGCAACGGTGCCAATGATACAtcgatttaa
- the LOC103570245 gene encoding microprocessor complex subunit DGCR8 yields the protein MESNKVVDMQTEEETELNEPNRKKQKVSECPFKSNFKVNDSVEIANEWEGVDDDLSKQCSTDGELLDNDNDKSHNKKVGDNSNDLDENDVPDSETDEGPSHDDLRQFDVLDDIDHHSDQDESRCDSDSNYSMDSDVPDEEIEAMLDEGLPDEFKGKRKDRADCMPYEEKEKLVLDEIGHNHFDALPEGWVQVTHNSGMPLYLHKQTRVCTLAKPYFLGPGSVRKHEVPVSAVPCLQYRRALEEEEEEKRKEIERKSSGVEASKLPSAKIETIQENLANHSLDSERLRKYCQSLFRFKTIKVMRFQSWSARRKFTKNKKNRKQLERPTLPDGTKLITFPIGSGTNSGSGSSGAGDDNVSQRPPKHWIMNPSGKSFVCILHEYVQHALKKQPTYKFKELENAATPYSAIVCINDMEYGSGFGSSKKQAKANAARKTLEILIPQMRDKISGEMAEDNSANAGRTIKASRNNSDADLSFFDEISITDPRVAEFCAKTTEPSPHAILITCLQRNFGLGDMHINYSVNTLKHQRNEFTMRVGKHEATVICRNKKDGKQRAAQAILQLLHPSIPSWGSLLRLYGSRSVKSFKEKKQLEQEITLLQGKAAVNQPNHAILEKLRQEMRKLAEQRQAVQPIGKFISSDLPTGSAANLNNVNL from the exons ATGGAATCGAATAAAGTAGTAGATATGCAGACAGAAGAAGAAACGGAACTCAATGAACCCAATCGGAAGAAACAAAAAGTGTCCGAATGTccttttaaaagtaattttaaagtaaatgattCGGTAGAGATAGCGAATGAATGGGAAGGAGTCGATGATGATCTGTCCAAACAATGCAGTACTGATGGAGAGTTATTGgacaatgataatgataagtCTCATAATAAGAAAGTCGGTGATAATAGTAATGATCTTGATGAAAATGATGTACCTGATTCAGAAACTGATGAAGGCCCTTCTCATGATGATTTAAGACAGTTTGATGTACTTGATGATATTGACCATCATTCAGATCAAGATGAGTCAAGATGTGATTCTGATAGTAATTACAGTATGGATTCTGATGTTCCGGATGAAGAAATCGAAGCTATGTTAGATGAag GTCTCCCGGATGAATTCAAAGGTAAAAGAAAAGATCGAGCGGACTGTATGCCTTATGAAGAAAAGGAAAAACTTGTCTTAgatg aaatCGGGCACAATCATTTTGATGCTTTACCAGAAGGTTGGGTTCAAGTGACACACAACAGTGGAATGCCCTTGTATCTGCATAAACAAACTAGGGTTTGCACCTTAGCAAAACCATATTTTCTTGGTCCAGGAAGTGTGCGTAAACATGAAGTACCAGTGAGTGCAGTGCCTTGCTTACAATACAGGCGAGCGCTAGAAGAGGAAGAAgaggaaaaaagaaaagaaatagaACGTAAATCAAGCGGCGTCGAAGCTTCGAAATTGCCAAGTGCTAAAATAGAAACTATTCAAGAAAATCTAGCCAATCATTCACTTGACAGCGAACGACTGCGGAAATATTGCCAATCGCTTTTcagatttaaaacaattaaagttaTGAGATTTCA atcATGGTCAGCGCGACGtaaattcacaaaaaataaaaaaaaccgtaaACAATTAGAACGCCCGACATTACCAGACGGTAcgaaattaataacatttcCAATTGGCAGTGGAACAAATTCAGGAAGTGGAAGCTCTGGTGCTGGCGATGATAATGTTAGTCAACGACCACCAAAACATTGGATAATGAACCCGTCAGGCAAAAGTTTTGTGTGCATTTTGCACGAATATGTACAGCATGCTTTGAAAAAACAACCCACGTACAAATTCAAAGAACTAGAAAATGCCGCAACACCGTATTCAGCAATCGTTTGTATCAATGATATGGAGTATGGCAGTGGTTTTGGCAGCAGTAAAAAACAAGCTAAGGCTAACGCGGCTCGAAAAACACTAGAAATATTGATACCGCAGATGCGTGACAAAATATCGGGTGAAATGGCTGAGGACAATTCAGCTAACGCTGGAAGGACAATAAAAGCATCGCGCAATAATTCGGATGCTGACTTATCATTCTTTGACGAAATTTCTATAACTGATCCACGCGTTGCTGAATTTTGCGCTAAAACAACTGAGCCGTCACCTCATGCTATTTTAATAACGTGTTTGCAAAGGAATTTCGGACTTGGTGATAtgcatataaattattctgtAAATACTTTGAAGcatcagcgaaatgaatttacTATGAGAGTCGGCAAACACGAGGCAACAGtt ATTtgcagaaataaaaaagacgGGAAACAGCGAGCAGCACAAGCAATTTTACAACTTCTTCATCCTAGTATTCCATCATGGGGTTCACTTTTGCGTCTTTACGGCTCGCGTAGTGTCAAATCATtcaaagaaaagaaacaaCTTGAACAAGAGATAACCCTATTACAAGGCAAAGCCGCCGTCAATCAGCCAAACCATGCCATTCTAGAAAAGCTGCGACAAGAAATGAGAAAATTAGCAGAACAACGTCAAGCAGTACAACCCATcggtaaatttatatcatcagACCTTCCCACTGGATCTGCTGCCAATTTGAACAATGTTAATTTATAG